A genomic region of Actinomycetota bacterium contains the following coding sequences:
- a CDS encoding DUF1015 domain-containing protein: VVRLRADIDLDTAIPLDHSAQWKRLDVAVLQELILNPILGIHPDRPETFGRLSFVKDAHDALKMTDKHDVAFVMRPTRMDQLRAIALAGETMPQKSTYFYPKLLSGLLYRAMDED, from the coding sequence GCGTGGTTCGCTTGCGCGCCGACATCGATCTCGACACCGCAATCCCACTCGACCACTCCGCGCAGTGGAAGCGGCTCGATGTCGCGGTGCTCCAGGAACTCATCCTCAACCCGATCCTAGGCATTCACCCGGACCGTCCGGAGACATTCGGGCGACTCTCGTTCGTGAAGGACGCGCACGATGCGCTCAAGATGACGGACAAACACGACGTGGCCTTCGTGATGCGCCCGACGCGGATGGACCAGCTGCGAGCGATCGCGCTCGCAGGGGAGACGATGCCCCAGAAGTCGACCTACTTCTATCCGAAGCTGCTCTCCGGTCTCCTCTACCGCGCCATGGACGAGGACTAG